A genomic window from Diospyros lotus cultivar Yz01 chromosome 2, ASM1463336v1, whole genome shotgun sequence includes:
- the LOC127795307 gene encoding putative UPF0481 protein At3g02645, with protein MSEIEPTISTNLVSSSSSCFIDEQRWVIQIRKTLDEQVLEEEVDIPVCIFNVPKKLLATDPYSYIPQHVALGPYHYWRPDLYEKQRHKLAAAKRTQKQLPQDFKFQHFVDEVAKLENQIRGCYHKYLDFNGETLAWMMAVDAAFLLEFIQAPVGRKSAHGAILRDLVMLENQIPMVLLTKLLEFLQFSPAPESAEKMLFSKLMGFYKEISPFKTVEKFPNSKLGQCPHLLDFLYHAMVPKLHEPPSEICIEVDDQQSEAKESKEEEGSQSFGNSNQVKQLLDELWKMIQESSQGPLYGIKRLLLSEPVQVILKLPWTIISNLPGFRLLKPPLEYLFFSQATQQTSQETQTSISDANVNKSPLVEEIAIPSVTELSSAGVRFSPTNGSVMSIAFNAASATLYLPAVRLEANTEATLRNLVANEACNESGPLILSRYTELMNGIIDTADDARLLRERGIILNHLKSDEEAADLWNGMCKSVRLTRVPFLDKVIEDVNKYYKGRWKVKLRGFLKLYVFKSWKFLTLLGAVLLLLLMSLQAFCSVYSCARIFHIKSI; from the coding sequence ATGTCTGAAATTGAACCCACCATCAGTACGAATTTGGTCTCCAGTTCAAGCTCCTGTTTCATTGACGAGCAAAGATGGGTGATTCAGATTCGGAAAACCCTAGACGAACAAGTACTGGAAGAAGAGGTCGATATCCCAGTCTGCATCTTCAATGTCCCCAAGAAGCTCTTGGCCACGGACCCTTATTCCTATATCCCTCAACACGTCGCCTTAGGCCCTTACCATTACTGGAGGCCCGACCTCTACGAGAAGCAGCGCCATAAACTCGCCGCCGCCAAACGAACCCAGAAACAGCTTCCTCAGGATTTCAAATTCCAGCATTTTGTAGACGAGGTGGCCAAGCTCGAAAACCAAATCCGAGGTTGCTACCACAAGTACTTGGATTTTAACGGCGAGACCTTGGCCTGGATGATGGCCGTCGACGCCGCCTTCTTGCTGGAATTCATTCAAGCTCCTGTAGGAAGAAAGTCGGCACACGGTGCCATTCTCCGGGATTTGGTGATGCTCGAGAATCAAATTCCCATGGTTTTGCTCACAAAGTTGTTGGAGTTTTTGCAGTTTTCGCCGGCGCCGGAATCGGCCGAAAAGATGCTTTTTTCCAAGTTGATGGGATTTTATAAAGAGATTTCGCCGTTTAAGACGGTGGAAAAATTCCCAAATTCCAAACTGGGGCAATGCCCCCACTTACTGGACTTTTTGTACCACGCTATGGTGCCCAAATTACACGAGCCGCCATCTGAGATCTGTATTGAAGTTGATGATCAACAAAGTGAAGCCAAAGagagcaaagaagaagaaggcagccAATCTTTCGGGAATTCAAATCAGGTTAAACAACTGCTTGATGAACTCTGGAAAATGATCCAGGAATCAAGTCAAGGCCCACTATATGGTATCAAAAGACTACTTCTTTCCGAGCCGGTTCAGGTTATATTGAAACTTCCATGGACGATAATCTCAAATCTTCCCGGATTCAGGCTCTTGAAACCGCCATTGGAGTACTTATTCTTCTCCCAGGCCACCCAACAAACCAGCCAAGAAACCCAGACCTCAATCTCCGATGCCAACGTCAACAAGTCACCGTTGGTGGAGGAGATCGCCATCCCTTCCGTCACAGAGCTGTCCAGCGCCGGCGTCAGGTTCTCCCCCACGAACGGCTCCGTCATGTCCATCGCCTTCAACGCCGCCTCGGCCACGCTCTACCTCCCCGCCGTCCGGCTGGAGGCCAACACGGAGGCCACTCTCCGAAACCTAGTGGCCAACGAAGCATGCAACGAATCGGGGCCGTTGATTTTGAGCCGATACACCGAACTAATGAACGGGATCATCGACACGGCCGACGATGCCAGATTACTCAGAGAAAGGGGGATCATTCTAAACCATTTGAAGAGCGACGAAGAGGCTGCCGATCTCTGGAACGGTATGTGCAAATCTGTGAGGTTGACGAGAGTGCCGTTTCTGGACAAAGTGATCGAAGATGTGAACAAGTATTACAAAGGCAGGTGGAAAGTGAAGCTTCGCGGCTTCCTGAAGCTGTATGTGTTTAAGTCATGGAA
- the LOC127795308 gene encoding putative UPF0481 protein At3g02645 yields MQRHKLAAAKRTQKQHPHHFKFQHFVDELAKLEPQIRRCYNKYLDFNGETLPWMMAVDTAFSLEFIQAPAGRKSAHEAILGDLVMLENQIPMFLLTRLLKFFQLSPAPESANKKLFSMLMGLCKEISPFKTVEKFPNSKLGQCPHLLDFLYHAIVPKLHKPPSEICIEVDDQQSEAKESQKEEEGNQSFGDSNQVRQRLDELWKMIQESSPGPLYGIKRLLLSEPVQVILKLPWTIISNLPGFRLLKTPLEYLFFSQNTKQTNQETQTSISDANVGKPLEEIDISSVTELSRAGVRFSPMNGSVMSIAFNPPLQPRSTSPPSGWRPTRRPLSET; encoded by the exons ATGCAGCGCCACAAACTCGCCGCCGCCAAACGAACCCAGAAACAGCATCCTCATCATTTCAAATTCCAGCATTTTGTAGATGAGTTGGCCAAGCTCGAGCCCCAAATCAGACGTTGCTACAACAAGTACTTGGATTTTAACGGCGAGACCTTGCCCTGGATGATGGCCGTCGACACCGCCTTCTCGCTGGAATTCATTCAAGCTCCTGCCGGAAGAAAGTCGGCGCACGAGGCCATTCTCGGGGATTTGGTGATGCTCGAGAATCAAATTCCCATGTTTTTACTCACAAGGTTGTTGAAGTTTTTTCAGCTTTCGCCGGCGCCTGAATCGGCCAACAAGAAGCTTTTTTCCATGTTGATGGGATTATGTAAAGAGATTTCGCCGTTTAAGACGGTTGAAAAATTCCCAAATTCCAAACTTGGGCAATGCCCGCACTTACTGGACTTTTTGTACCACGCTATCGTGCCTAAATTACACAAGCCGCCGTCTGAGATCTGTATTGAAGTTGATGATCAACAAAGTGAAGCCAAAGAGAGccaaaaagaggaagaaggcaACCAATCTTTCGGGGATTCAAATCAGGTTAGACAACGGCTTGATGAACTCTGGAAAATGATCCAGGAATCAAGTCCAGGCCCACTATATGGAATCAAAAGACTACTTCTTTCCGAGCCGGTTCAGGTTATATTGAAACTTCCATGGACGATAATCTCAAATCTTCCCGGATTCAGGCT ATTGAAAACGCCATTGGAGTACTTATTCTTCTCCCAGAACACCAAACAAACCAACCAAGAAACCCAGACCTCAATCTCCGATGCCAACGTCGGCAAGCCGTTAGAGGAGATCGACATCTCTTCTGTCACAGAGCTGTCCAGAGCCGGCGTCCGATTCTCCCCCATGAACGGCTCCGTCATGTCCATCGCCTTCAACCCGCCGCTTCAGCCACGCTCTACCTCCCCGCCGTCCGGCTGGAGGCCAACGCGGAGGCCACTCTCAGAAACCTAG